The DNA segment TATATTATCACCGCACCAGATTGGAGCTTGACTTTTGAGATCATGTGTGACACAAGTGATGTAATGGTTGGAGCAGTTTTGGGGAAATGaatcaacaaaatcttccatcTGATGCCCAAGTCAATTACACAATGACCAAAAAATATCAACTTGCTATTGTATTTTCTATGGAGAAGTTCCGCCCGTACTTGATGGGTACAAAGGTGATTGTCCACACCGATCATGCGATGCTTCAGTACTTAATGAGCGAGAAAGATTCATAGGCAAGGTTAATATGGTTGGTGCTtctattgcaagagtttgatctagagatACAAGACCGCAAAAGTAGTGAAAATTAAGTGGCGAACCACTTGTCTtgattggaggaggaggggaggcaacatgatggcctagagatcaatgattccttCCTTGGCGAGCAACTTCTAGCTATTTCAATGACCGGGATGCCATGGTTCGCCGACTTAGCAAATTATCTTATGAGTGGCATTGTACAAAATGAGTTctctttaaaccaaagaaagaagcTCAAAAAGGATTACCttgactattattgggatgaaccatatCTTTTCAGGATTTTTACCAATGATGTGGTTCGACGATGTGTGCCGGATGAAGAACAAGTGGAAATTCTTGAGGCTTGCCACTCTTCAccgtatggtggtcaccatggtggagctaGAATAGAAACAAAAGTGTTGAGTtatggattctattggcctactctcTATAAGGACGCTAGTGATCTAGTCAATCactgtgatgaatgtcaaagggctGGTGGGATTTCTAAGAAGAATGAGATGCCCCCCACCACCATCTTGGAGAttgacatttttgatgtgtgggatATTGATTTCATAGGTCCGTTTGAGAGTGATCGCTGCCTACTCTGCACCACTAaaaagtagcgagagagggtcgcaatagcttttacccaattttgggtcgggatcgatttccactgagagctagaaagggagttgagtatctatttaggttgggattgcgtattggttccaaattgcacttctattcatttttgggttttcttttataattct comes from the Nicotiana sylvestris chromosome 4, ASM39365v2, whole genome shotgun sequence genome and includes:
- the LOC138889938 gene encoding uncharacterized protein, with translation MTGMPWFADLANYLMSGIVQNEFSLNQRKKLKKDYLDYYWDEPYLFRIFTNDVVRRCVPDEEQVEILEACHSSPYGGHHGGARIETKVLSYGFYWPTLYKDASDLVNHCDECQRAGGISKKNEMPPTTILEIDIFDVWDIDFIGPFESDRCLLCTTKK